In the genome of Pseudomonas sp. Teo4, the window GATCACCTGCGTCAATCACAGTGCATCTCGAAAAACTGCCGCGTCTGTACAGACCAGGGGTATCCCCGGCATGGAGCTCGCTCGTCATTTCCAGAATCAGCCCAGCAAAAAACTGCTTGGTAATCGGCAACTCCTGTGTTTTCGCGGAACCCACAGAAGCTGTATCAAGAAGGGAGGGTAGTCTACCCGAATGTACCCTTCAGCTCAAACCTTGTGCGTTCGTCGGAGGTAGCCAGTGAAGCTGGCAATCCGCCTGCGCCAGCTCGGGCAGGTTGGCCACCGCCAGCAAGCGCTCGCCACGGTACAGCAGCGGTAGGCGTGGGCGCACGAAATGCGGAACCTGCAACTCGTTCAGCAGGCGCTTGAGGTCGCGCCGCCCGCGGCCGGGAATGTCCAGCACCTCGCCGCCCTGACGATAAGCGATGCGCAGATTGTCTGCGGGTTCTGTTGCAAGCAGACGAACGCAGCCATTGCCCGGCAACGTCAACGCGCTGTCGGGAGCCGCCCAGGCGAGCCCGGCGCCAGGCATCTGCAGCCAATCGCCACTCAACCACCAGATGCGGCCATGGCTGCGCATCAGCCGACCATCGGCAAGTCGCCAGATCGGCTGCGCATCCGCAGCCGCGTCACGCAACCCTTCCCACCCCGCCCAGTGCCGGCTATCGGGCAGCCGGGTTCGTCGGCCGAGCCAATACTGCAGCGCGTTGCGCTGACGCGCAGGCGACAACGTGATGAGCGCGGCCAGATCGAGTGAATCCAATGCAAGCCAAGGGAGTACTGCCCCGGCTTGTGCCTTGGCCAAGTCGTCTTGAGCCAACTCATCGAGCAACCCCTGCGCCTCGCTCAGATGCTCGGCGCAGCGCGCCATGTTCGCGCTGGCTTGCGGCCAACGTTGCTGCAAAAGGGGGAACACCTCGCCGCGCAGGTAATTGCGGTCGAAGTCCGTATCGGTGTTCGAGGGGTCCTCGATCCATTCAAGTCGGTGGGCTTGGGCGTAGTCGTGCAATTGCTGGCGCGATGTGGCCAGTAACGGCCTGACCAGGCAGCCCTGCCCCAACGGTCGCTGCTCGGGCATCGCGGCCAAGCCACGCAGGCCGGCGCCGCGCAACAGGCGGAAAAGCAGGGTCTCGGCCTGGTCTTCGCGATGCTGGCCGGTAAACAGGATTTCGCCAGGGCCAAGCACTTGCTTGAATGCCGTGTAGCGGGCATCGCGAGCAGCCTGTTCGAGGCTCGCACCGGGTGCGACCTGGACGTGGATGATGGTCAGCTCGATGCCCAGCCGTTCACAGACGCTGCGGCAATGCGCTGGCCAGGAATCGGCGGCGGGTTGCAAGCCGTGATGGATGTGGATGGCATGCAGCGGAGGCGTTGCGTGGTGGCGGGCGTAATCGGCCAGCAGGTGCAGAAGGACAGTGGAGTCGAGACCGCCGGAGAAGGCGATGTGCCAGGCGGGGGCGTTGAGCCAGGGGGTGAGGTTGATCATGAGGGCCTCACACGTTCAAAAATCGCCGGGGCCGCTTTGCGTCCCAATCGCCGGCAAGCCGGCTCCCACAACGTTCGCGTCGCCGCAAATACCTGTGGGAGCCGGCTTGCCGGCGATTGGGCCGCAAGGCGGCCCCAGGGTCGATCAGAGACCGTAGCTCATCAGGCGCTCGTAACGGCGCGCCAGCAGTGCGTCATTGTCGAGCTTGCCGAGCATGTCCAGCTGCTGGACCAGGTCGGCACGGATGCTTTCGGACATCTTTGCAGGGTCACGGTGGGCGCCGCCGAGCGGCTCCTGGATGACCTTGTCGACGATGTTCAGGCTCTTCAGGCGCTCGGCGGTGACGCCCATGGCCTCGGCCGCGTCGGCCGCACGGTCGGCGGTCTTCCACAGAATCGAAGCGCAGCCTTCCGGCGAAATCACCGAGTAGGTGGAATACTGCAGCATGTTCAGCTGGTCGCACACGCCAATGGCCAGTGCGCCGCCGGAACCACCTTCACCAATCACGGTGGCGATGATCGGCGTTTTCAGGCGCGCCATGACACGCAGGTTCCAGGCGATGGCTTCGCTCTGGTTACGCTCTTCAGCGTCGATACCTGGGTAAGCACCCGGGGTGTCGATGAAAGTCAGGATCGGCATCTTGAAGCGTTCGGCCATTTCCATCAGGCGGCAGGCCTTGCGGTAGCCTTCCGGACGCGGCATGCCGAAGTTGCGGCGCACCTTCTCACGCACTTCGCGACCTTTCTGATGGCCGATGACCATCACCGGCTTGCCATCCAGACGCGCAGTACCACCAACGATGGCGGCGTCATCGGAGAAGTGACGGTCACCGTGCAGCTCTTCGAACTCGGTGAAGATGTGCTCGAGGTAGTCCAGGGTGTAAGGACGACGCGGGTGACGGGCCAGGCGGGCGATCTGCCAGCTGGTCAGGTTGCCGAAGATGCTTTCGGTCAGGGTGTTGCTCTTGTCTTGCAGACGGGCAATTTCATCGCTGATGTTCAGCGAGTTGTCGTTACCCACCAGGCGCAGCCCTTCGATCTTGGCTTGCAGGTCGGCAATCGGCTGTTCGAAATCGAGAAAGTTCGGGTTCATAGGCATCCGTCTTGGGTCTACGGCCAGGCGGCCGGCCGGTTGATCCGTTTGGCGCCCTACCTTAAGGGATCGGGCGCATTCAGGTCGAGATTAAAATTTTGTCGGTTCAACGATATTGCAGGAAGACGTTCTCACGCCCGAACTGGTCACGCAGTGCTTGAATCAAGCCATCGGCCGGGTCGATCGCCCACTCGTCGGCGAACTGCAGCATAGCCTTGGCGTCGCTGCCGGTGTATTCGAGGGTGATCGGGCAACCACCGCGATGACGGGTGATCAGCTCGCCCAGCCACTTCAGTCGGTCACCCTTGAGCGCGTCATGAGCGACCTTCAGGCGCAGGCTTTCGGCCAGTTTGGTGCGTGCATCCTCCATGGTCATCACTTGCTTGACCCTCAGGCGCAAGCCGCCAGAAAAGTCGTCGTTACTGACCTCGCCTTCCACCACCACCATGGCATCGGCCTGCAGCAGCGACTGGGCCGCCATGAAGGCGTCGGCAAACAGCGAGGCCTCGATACGCCCTGAACGGTCATCCAGGGTGACGAAGCCCATCTTGTCGCCCTTCTTGTTCTTCATCACACGCAAAGCAACGATCATGCCGGCGATGGTCTGGGAATCGCGCGACGGCTTGAGGTCGATGATGCGCTGACGGGCGAAACGACGGATCTCGCTTTCGTATTCGTCGATCGGGTGGCCGGTAAGGTACAGGCCCAAGGTGTCCTTCTCGCCTTTGAGGCGCTCCTTGAGTGTCAGCTCACGCACCTTGCGGTGGTTGGCATAGACATCGGAGTCCTCTTCGACGAACAACCCGCCAAACAGGTCGACGTGGCCGCTGTCGGCGGTGCGGGCCGTCTGCTCGGCGGACTTGATGGCCTCTTCCAGCGCGGCCAGCAAGGTCGCGCGGTTGCGGTCGATGTTGGCCTGGTAGGCCTTGATTTCGTCGTGGAAGTGCGGACCGAGGCGATCCAGCGCACCACTGCGGATCAGCGCATCCAGGGTACGTTTGTTGACACGCTTGAGGTCAACACGTTCACAGAAGTCGAACAGGTCCTTGAACGGCCCACCCTGGGCACGCGCTTCGACGATGGCCTCCACCGGCCCCTCGCCCACACCCTTGATCGCCCCCAAACCATAGACGATGCGGCCATCGTCGTTGACCGTGAACTTGAAGTCGGAGCTGTTCACGTCCGGCGCGTCGAGGCGCAGCTTCATGCTGCGCACTTCCTCGATCAGCACGACCACCTTGTCGGTGTTGTGCATATCCGCCGACAGCACCGCAGCCATGAATGGCGCCGGGAAGTGGGTTTTCAACCAGGCAGTCTGATACGAGACCAGGCCGTAGGCGGCGGAGTGGGATTTGTTGAAGCCGTAACCTGCGAACTTCTCTACAAGGTCGAAGATGTTACCCGCAAGATCCCCATCAATGCCGTTATTGGCGCAACCTTCGATGAAACCGCCACGCTGCTTGGCCATTTCCTCCGGTTTTTTCTTACCCATGGCTCGACGCAGCATGTCGGCGCCGCCGAGGGTATAGCCGGCCATGACCTGGGCAATCTGCATCACCTGTTCCTGATACAGGATGATGCCGTAGGTGGGCGCCAGTACCGGCTGCAGGCCATCGTACTGGTAGTCCGGGTGCGGGTAGGCCAGCTCGGCGCGGCCGTGCTTACGGTTGATGAAGTCATCCACCATGCCTGATTGCAGCGGGCCCGGACGGAACAGGGCCACCAGTGCGATCAGGTCTTCCAGGCAGTCGGGCTTGAGCTTCTTGATCAGCTCCTTCATGCCCCGGGATTCAAGCTGGAACACGGCCGTGGTCTCGGCCTTCTGCAGCAGCTCGTAGGTCTTCTTGTCATCGAGCGGGATGAAGTCGATGTTGACGTCCGGCAGGTTCTTCTTGGCCTGCTCGCGGTTGATCGTCTCCATCGCCCACTTGATGATGGTCAGCGTGCGCAGGCCGAGGAAGTCGAACTTGACCAGGCCGGCAGCCTCGACGTCGTCCTTGTCGAACTGGGTCACCAGGCCGCCGCCCTCTTCGTCACAGGCGATCGGCGAGAAGTCGGTCAGCTTGGTTGGTGCAATCACCACACCGCCGGCGTGCTTACCGGTACCGCGGGTGACGCCTTCCAGCTTCAGGGCCATGTCCCAGATCTCGCGGCCATCCTCGTCGGTCTTGAGGAAGTCGCGCAGGATCTCTTCCTGCTCGTAGGCCTTTTCGAGGGTCATGCCGACTTCGAAGGGGATCATCTTCGACAGACGGTCGGCCAGGCCGTAGGACTTGCCTTGCACCCGCGCCACGTCGCGCACCACCGCCTTCGCGGCCATGGTGCCAAAGGTGATGATCTGGCTGACCGCATTGCGCCCGTAGGCATCGGCCACGTACTCGATCACCCGGTCACGGCCATCCATGCAGAAGTCGACGTCGAAGTCGGGCATGGATACACGTTCAGGGTTGAGGAAACGCTCGAACAGCAGGTCGTAGGCCAGCGGGTCGAGGTCGGTGATCTTCAGCACATAAGCCACCAGCGAACCGGCACCCGAACCCCGGCCCGGGCCGACCGGCACGCCGTTGTTCTTCGCCCACTTGATGAAGTCCATAACAATCAGGAAGTAACCGGGGAAGCCCATCTGGATGATGATATCCAGCTCGAACTTCAGGCGGTCCAGGTAAACCTGACGCTTTTCTTCATAGTTGGGCGTGGTCTCCTTCGGCCAGAGCACCGCCAGACGCTCCTCAAGGCCTTCATGGGAGACATGGCGCAGGTAGTCGTCGATGCCCATGCCGTTGGGCGTGGGGAAGTCGGGCAGGAAGTGCTTGCCCAACTGTACCTGGATGTTGCAGCGCTTGGCGATCTCGACAGTGTTGGCGATGGCGTCGGGCAGGTCGCTGAACAGCTCGGCCATTTCCTCCGCACTTTTGAGGTATTGCTGATCGCTGTAGGCGCGAGGACGACGCGGGTCATCCAGGGTCCAACCCTCGCCA includes:
- the tilS gene encoding tRNA lysidine(34) synthetase TilS, with the protein product MINLTPWLNAPAWHIAFSGGLDSTVLLHLLADYARHHATPPLHAIHIHHGLQPAADSWPAHCRSVCERLGIELTIIHVQVAPGASLEQAARDARYTAFKQVLGPGEILFTGQHREDQAETLLFRLLRGAGLRGLAAMPEQRPLGQGCLVRPLLATSRQQLHDYAQAHRLEWIEDPSNTDTDFDRNYLRGEVFPLLQQRWPQASANMARCAEHLSEAQGLLDELAQDDLAKAQAGAVLPWLALDSLDLAALITLSPARQRNALQYWLGRRTRLPDSRHWAGWEGLRDAAADAQPIWRLADGRLMRSHGRIWWLSGDWLQMPGAGLAWAAPDSALTLPGNGCVRLLATEPADNLRIAYRQGGEVLDIPGRGRRDLKRLLNELQVPHFVRPRLPLLYRGERLLAVANLPELAQADCQLHWLPPTNAQGLS
- a CDS encoding acetyl-CoA carboxylase carboxyl transferase subunit alpha, with product MNPNFLDFEQPIADLQAKIEGLRLVGNDNSLNISDEIARLQDKSNTLTESIFGNLTSWQIARLARHPRRPYTLDYLEHIFTEFEELHGDRHFSDDAAIVGGTARLDGKPVMVIGHQKGREVREKVRRNFGMPRPEGYRKACRLMEMAERFKMPILTFIDTPGAYPGIDAEERNQSEAIAWNLRVMARLKTPIIATVIGEGGSGGALAIGVCDQLNMLQYSTYSVISPEGCASILWKTADRAADAAEAMGVTAERLKSLNIVDKVIQEPLGGAHRDPAKMSESIRADLVQQLDMLGKLDNDALLARRYERLMSYGL
- the dnaE gene encoding DNA polymerase III subunit alpha, yielding MSVPFVHLRVHSEFSLVDGLVRIKPLAKALAGMNMPAVAITDQSNMCSLVKFYKTAMGAGVKPICGADLWLAGADPEAPLSRICFLVMSPKGYRNLTELISRGWTDGQRNGLVILQREWIAPASEGLIALSAGKEGDIGAALLAGRSDEAEALMRDWMAMFPDRFYVEVQRTNRAGDEEYVHAAVALADKLGAPLVATNDVRFIKQSDFDAHETRVCIGEGWTLDDPRRPRAYSDQQYLKSAEEMAELFSDLPDAIANTVEIAKRCNIQVQLGKHFLPDFPTPNGMGIDDYLRHVSHEGLEERLAVLWPKETTPNYEEKRQVYLDRLKFELDIIIQMGFPGYFLIVMDFIKWAKNNGVPVGPGRGSGAGSLVAYVLKITDLDPLAYDLLFERFLNPERVSMPDFDVDFCMDGRDRVIEYVADAYGRNAVSQIITFGTMAAKAVVRDVARVQGKSYGLADRLSKMIPFEVGMTLEKAYEQEEILRDFLKTDEDGREIWDMALKLEGVTRGTGKHAGGVVIAPTKLTDFSPIACDEEGGGLVTQFDKDDVEAAGLVKFDFLGLRTLTIIKWAMETINREQAKKNLPDVNIDFIPLDDKKTYELLQKAETTAVFQLESRGMKELIKKLKPDCLEDLIALVALFRPGPLQSGMVDDFINRKHGRAELAYPHPDYQYDGLQPVLAPTYGIILYQEQVMQIAQVMAGYTLGGADMLRRAMGKKKPEEMAKQRGGFIEGCANNGIDGDLAGNIFDLVEKFAGYGFNKSHSAAYGLVSYQTAWLKTHFPAPFMAAVLSADMHNTDKVVVLIEEVRSMKLRLDAPDVNSSDFKFTVNDDGRIVYGLGAIKGVGEGPVEAIVEARAQGGPFKDLFDFCERVDLKRVNKRTLDALIRSGALDRLGPHFHDEIKAYQANIDRNRATLLAALEEAIKSAEQTARTADSGHVDLFGGLFVEEDSDVYANHRKVRELTLKERLKGEKDTLGLYLTGHPIDEYESEIRRFARQRIIDLKPSRDSQTIAGMIVALRVMKNKKGDKMGFVTLDDRSGRIEASLFADAFMAAQSLLQADAMVVVEGEVSNDDFSGGLRLRVKQVMTMEDARTKLAESLRLKVAHDALKGDRLKWLGELITRHRGGCPITLEYTGSDAKAMLQFADEWAIDPADGLIQALRDQFGRENVFLQYR